One window of Chloroflexus aggregans DSM 9485 genomic DNA carries:
- a CDS encoding type 1 glutamine amidotransferase domain-containing protein — translation MRLAGKRIAILLAEGVEDLEFYVPMMRLQEEGADVVAAGLDLRPVRGKNGLEITPTTTVADLRTDDLFGLVLPGGWAPDKLRRYREVTDLVRAMDAAGKVIGIICHGGSIAISAGIVRGRPATGSTGIKDDLINAGAHWRDEAAFRDGNLVWGRVVADIPAFCRELVAALVERV, via the coding sequence ATGCGACTGGCAGGAAAGCGGATCGCTATTCTATTGGCCGAAGGGGTAGAAGACCTGGAGTTCTACGTGCCGATGATGCGGTTGCAGGAAGAGGGAGCCGATGTGGTCGCTGCCGGGCTAGACTTACGACCGGTGCGGGGGAAGAATGGGCTTGAGATCACACCAACTACTACCGTTGCCGATCTGCGTACCGATGATCTCTTTGGTCTTGTATTGCCCGGTGGCTGGGCACCGGATAAACTGCGTCGGTATCGCGAGGTGACCGACCTGGTACGCGCTATGGATGCTGCCGGTAAGGTGATCGGGATCATTTGTCACGGTGGTTCAATTGCGATCTCGGCGGGTATTGTCCGTGGCCGTCCGGCTACCGGTTCGACCGGGATTAAAGACGATCTGATCAATGCCGGTGCCCACTGGCGTGATGAAGCGGCGTTCCGTGATGGCAATCTCGTGTGGGGGCGGGTTGTCGCAGATATTCCCGCTTTTTGTCGTGAGCTGGTTGCAGCATTGGTTGAGCGCGTATGA
- a CDS encoding glycosyltransferase family 4 protein, with translation MMPRIAYCSPVNPAASGISDYSEELLPYLAQYADITLLVDDGLHPTNPFLRQYLTIQPLRKLEHFVRRGAFDAIVYHMGNSPVHARIWQSAQRIPGVVVLHDFVLHHFMLWYAANVQRDVQRYVTMMRTRYGDEGWHVAQLMIRSRFSAAAFNFPCNEDVLAAAQAVIGHSRHILDRVAAIRPDLPRGLVPMGIPLPPLIDRNEARQRLGIPLDRPLLASFGHINAWKRIEPMLRALALLRREGIDAHCVLVGSVSPNYDLDSLIWRLGLQTAVTVTGYVPRTQFEYYVAAADICFNLRYPTAGETSASLLRLLGAGKPTLVSAVDAFCELPPDVAAQVDVDGSEIDLIVAYCRRLLSDRSLAAALGARAREYVATEHTLPGAAQAMIRFLADVYGWPPPRLIHPQPLWDPTPVCEPEPVETSAPTITAPAQPSLLIQSAARAAAEIGLTEDDTDALRSVAVRINELTA, from the coding sequence ATGATGCCGCGGATCGCGTATTGCTCGCCTGTTAACCCGGCTGCGTCGGGTATTTCCGACTATAGCGAGGAGCTGTTACCTTATCTTGCCCAATACGCCGACATCACTCTGCTTGTCGACGATGGGCTGCATCCGACGAATCCGTTCCTTCGTCAGTACTTAACCATTCAACCCCTGCGCAAACTCGAACATTTTGTTCGGCGCGGGGCATTCGATGCAATTGTCTACCACATGGGCAATAGCCCGGTTCACGCCAGAATATGGCAGTCAGCCCAACGTATTCCCGGGGTGGTGGTGTTGCACGACTTTGTGTTACACCACTTTATGCTCTGGTATGCCGCGAACGTTCAGCGTGATGTGCAGCGTTATGTGACGATGATGCGCACACGCTACGGAGATGAGGGGTGGCATGTTGCTCAGCTCATGATCCGCTCACGTTTTAGTGCGGCTGCTTTTAACTTTCCGTGCAACGAAGATGTGCTCGCTGCTGCCCAAGCCGTGATCGGTCACAGTCGGCATATCCTCGATCGCGTGGCCGCGATCCGTCCCGATCTGCCCCGTGGTCTCGTGCCGATGGGTATTCCCTTACCACCACTGATTGACCGCAACGAGGCCCGTCAACGGCTTGGTATCCCGCTCGACCGTCCACTATTGGCGAGTTTTGGTCATATCAATGCGTGGAAGCGGATCGAGCCAATGCTGCGTGCGCTTGCTCTCCTGCGTCGCGAAGGTATTGACGCCCATTGTGTGCTCGTAGGTTCGGTGTCACCAAACTATGACCTCGATAGCCTAATCTGGCGTCTTGGCCTGCAAACGGCGGTAACGGTGACCGGGTATGTTCCAAGAACGCAATTTGAGTACTACGTGGCGGCAGCCGACATTTGTTTCAATTTGCGCTACCCAACTGCCGGTGAAACGAGTGCCAGTCTATTGCGACTGCTAGGTGCCGGCAAACCAACGCTGGTCAGCGCGGTCGATGCGTTTTGCGAATTACCTCCTGATGTTGCCGCGCAGGTTGATGTGGACGGGAGTGAGATCGACTTAATCGTCGCCTATTGCCGACGGTTATTGTCCGATCGCTCCTTGGCTGCGGCGTTGGGGGCACGGGCGCGGGAATATGTTGCCACCGAACATACCCTCCCCGGTGCCGCACAGGCGATGATCCGCTTTTTGGCCGACGTATACGGTTGGCCGCCACCTCGCTTGATCCACCCCCAACCCCTCTGGGATCCAACACCGGTCTGTGAACCGGAACCGGTAGAAACGTCGGCGCCAACGATAACTGCACCTGCCCAGCCATCGCTTCTGATACAATCGGCAGCCCGCGCTGCTGCAGAGATCGGTCTGACCGAAGACGATACAGATGCGCTGCGTTCGGTAGCGGTGCGGATTAACGAATTAACCGCATGA
- a CDS encoding SLC13 family permease, with protein MTTAIAFVFTVLATMIVLFVSDRLRLDLVAIMGILALLLGGILTPAEAVAGFGDTTVLLIAALMIVGDGLLQTGVAAWIGQRLGQIAGVNERRILVTLMIPVAILSAFISSTGTVAIMLPIAINIARQAGISPSRLLLPVAYAALTGGMLTLVGTPPNIIAAEALIAVGRPSLGFFSFTPIGSLVIIAVTLVMVLFGNWLLPMRVVSPTEDTHGPTLAELVADYRLTEGLAQVRVAPDSPLAGLTLAEARLHSRYGVTVVGIRRWSDGQAIPSPARAVTAATRILAGDLLDVIGDDAAIATMCRTERVIPQTLQLDLPFGPELHVMEVALTPRSRFIGQTVATAELRQRFGVTVLGARRLGLPFTGDLAHETLRFGDTLPVAGSPTQLTKILNEQRTFGDLAVVALPRDLSTSSDRFHRRAWLAIAIVVAMLVLMTGDWLPTVTVALLAAVAMVLSGCVPINDVYRRLSWESLVLIAAMLPMATVLTKTGGAALIARELATALGTFSPLVVLAGIFIITGFLSQFISNTATSVLMMPIALVLFSS; from the coding sequence ATGACGACAGCGATTGCTTTTGTCTTTACTGTGCTGGCAACGATGATCGTCCTGTTTGTCAGCGATCGGCTTCGGCTCGATCTCGTTGCCATCATGGGCATACTTGCACTCTTGCTCGGTGGCATTCTCACACCGGCCGAAGCGGTTGCCGGTTTTGGCGATACTACTGTACTCCTTATCGCTGCACTGATGATCGTCGGTGATGGATTATTGCAAACCGGTGTCGCAGCGTGGATCGGGCAACGACTCGGACAAATCGCCGGTGTGAACGAGCGACGTATCTTGGTGACGTTGATGATACCGGTTGCAATACTGTCGGCGTTTATTAGCTCTACCGGTACGGTCGCTATTATGTTGCCGATTGCGATCAACATTGCCCGTCAAGCCGGTATTAGTCCGTCACGTCTCTTGTTACCGGTTGCGTATGCCGCCTTGACCGGCGGAATGCTAACGCTCGTTGGGACACCGCCCAATATCATTGCTGCCGAAGCACTCATTGCAGTTGGTCGACCTTCGCTTGGTTTTTTTAGCTTTACTCCCATCGGTAGCCTTGTGATCATTGCTGTCACGTTGGTTATGGTACTGTTTGGAAACTGGTTACTACCGATGAGGGTTGTCTCACCTACCGAAGATACCCATGGCCCAACCCTTGCCGAACTAGTCGCCGATTATCGTTTGACCGAAGGATTGGCGCAGGTGCGGGTTGCACCAGATTCGCCGCTGGCCGGCTTAACGTTGGCAGAAGCTCGGTTGCATAGTCGATACGGCGTAACGGTTGTCGGGATTCGCCGTTGGTCAGACGGTCAGGCTATTCCCAGCCCGGCTCGGGCGGTAACTGCCGCAACCCGTATTTTGGCCGGTGATCTGCTTGATGTGATCGGTGATGATGCAGCGATAGCGACAATGTGCCGCACTGAGCGTGTCATCCCACAAACGCTGCAACTCGATCTCCCGTTTGGGCCAGAGTTACACGTAATGGAAGTCGCGTTGACACCACGCTCTCGCTTTATCGGTCAAACGGTTGCTACGGCTGAATTACGCCAACGCTTTGGGGTGACGGTCTTGGGTGCCCGTCGGCTTGGTCTGCCGTTTACCGGTGATTTGGCGCACGAGACGTTGCGGTTTGGTGATACCTTACCGGTGGCCGGTAGCCCAACCCAATTGACCAAGATTCTGAATGAACAGCGTACCTTCGGAGACCTGGCTGTCGTGGCATTGCCACGCGATCTTAGCACTAGTAGCGACCGGTTTCATCGACGGGCATGGCTGGCAATTGCGATCGTAGTAGCGATGCTGGTGTTGATGACAGGTGACTGGTTACCAACTGTGACGGTAGCGTTGTTAGCAGCGGTAGCTATGGTACTGAGTGGTTGTGTGCCGATCAATGATGTCTATCGTCGGCTCAGTTGGGAAAGCCTTGTCCTGATCGCAGCAATGTTGCCAATGGCGACGGTACTAACCAAGACCGGCGGTGCTGCTCTGATCGCACGCGAATTGGCGACTGCGTTAGGCACATTTTCACCGTTGGTCGTTCTAGCCGGTATCTTTATCATCACCGGTTTTCTGAGCCAGTTCATCTCGAATACTGCTACTTCTGTGTTAATGATGCCAATTGCTTTGGTATTGTTCAGCAGTTAG
- a CDS encoding DNA/RNA non-specific endonuclease, with protein MSRRYLWLLLLLWVACFSAYSVPTAVNTSTSRHLALGNPSNAVADPAQPNNYLIEREAYALAYQRDSGIARWVSWHLTLTDFSPAQTDRYSGNFIVDPTISALGWPYATHSDYTNTGYDRGHLTPSGDRLSSDLVQRETFYLANIVPQAPDNNQGPWRLLEEHTRNRVRAGNEAYVIGGTIGSNGTIGNGKIVVPAELWKVVVVLPEGDNDLARITAETEVVAVIMPNINGLSNDYTEYRSSIACIEQRTGLDLLSNVAPEIQAALAGPHCSTNPQKIFLPLVIGQAEGTNESTPTPIPPTPTPTPIPPAVRITYIEYNPPGDDVVGEYVRIVNEGTTPVDLTDWILRDEAGATFVFPFSVVPAGGRVQVWTGSGINTNEHLYWGRNQAVWNNTDQDGDGDRDTAFLIDRNGNVISTYRY; from the coding sequence ATGAGTAGACGCTATCTGTGGCTTTTACTTCTCCTCTGGGTTGCCTGCTTCAGCGCCTATTCCGTACCGACTGCGGTCAACACATCAACGAGTCGACATCTCGCTCTTGGCAATCCGAGCAATGCTGTAGCCGATCCCGCCCAGCCCAACAACTACTTAATCGAACGCGAGGCATATGCACTGGCGTATCAGCGCGACAGTGGAATTGCACGCTGGGTAAGCTGGCATCTGACCTTGACCGATTTTAGTCCGGCACAAACCGATCGGTATAGTGGCAATTTTATCGTCGATCCTACCATCAGTGCGCTTGGTTGGCCATACGCGACGCACAGTGATTACACCAACACCGGCTACGACCGTGGTCATCTCACCCCTTCCGGCGATCGTCTCTCGAGCGATCTGGTACAGCGTGAGACCTTCTACCTCGCCAATATCGTACCGCAAGCTCCGGATAATAACCAAGGGCCATGGCGATTGCTCGAAGAACATACGCGCAACCGGGTGCGTGCCGGTAACGAAGCCTATGTGATCGGGGGAACAATTGGGAGTAATGGTACGATTGGGAACGGGAAGATTGTTGTTCCTGCCGAGTTATGGAAAGTCGTGGTCGTCTTACCGGAGGGCGATAATGATCTCGCTCGCATCACTGCCGAGACTGAAGTCGTCGCGGTGATTATGCCGAACATCAATGGTCTCAGCAACGATTATACTGAGTACCGCTCTTCAATCGCCTGTATCGAACAACGGACCGGACTTGATCTGCTCAGCAACGTAGCACCGGAAATCCAAGCGGCATTGGCCGGACCACACTGCTCAACCAATCCCCAGAAAATCTTTCTTCCGCTCGTGATCGGTCAGGCCGAAGGCACGAATGAATCGACGCCGACACCGATTCCACCAACACCGACGCCGACGCCGATTCCACCGGCGGTACGCATCACCTACATCGAATACAATCCACCGGGTGATGATGTAGTGGGTGAATACGTCCGTATCGTGAACGAGGGAACGACACCGGTTGATCTAACCGATTGGATATTACGCGATGAGGCCGGAGCCACGTTTGTCTTCCCATTTTCTGTCGTACCCGCCGGTGGCCGCGTGCAGGTATGGACGGGTAGTGGTATCAATACCAATGAACATCTGTACTGGGGACGCAATCAAGCCGTTTGGAATAATACCGATCAAGACGGCGATGGTGATCGCGATACTGCTTTTCTCATCGACAGGAACGGCAATGTGATCTCAACATACCGGTATTGA
- a CDS encoding nuclease A inhibitor family protein, whose product MPEPFSPATTAALAAFNAATGDLLMPSERDHPFIPVILGMITLSPQTVAQALDIPLNTLVSVQSFEHFFAPLTTRQPWHTTDDLPTLVGFAGLRDTLAAYLRDPVVYRFGEGTVIVLIIGYLDDGTVAGVQTKVIET is encoded by the coding sequence ATGCCGGAACCGTTCTCGCCTGCTACAACGGCTGCTCTGGCCGCATTCAACGCTGCCACCGGCGACTTGCTTATGCCGAGTGAACGCGATCACCCGTTTATCCCGGTCATACTCGGTATGATCACGTTATCACCACAGACAGTAGCGCAGGCCCTTGATATTCCGCTCAACACTCTGGTGAGCGTCCAATCGTTTGAGCACTTTTTTGCCCCACTAACAACCCGCCAACCGTGGCATACGACCGATGATTTACCGACACTCGTTGGCTTTGCCGGATTACGTGATACCTTAGCCGCGTATTTGCGCGATCCGGTGGTCTATCGTTTTGGGGAAGGAACGGTAATCGTGCTCATTATCGGTTATCTGGATGATGGTACGGTTGCCGGTGTACAAACGAAGGTGATCGAGACATGA
- a CDS encoding ATP-grasp domain-containing protein, whose product MSEKKIGILVGREWSWPPAFIEEVNRRNVGVRAEFIKLGGTRMAELCDYDVIVDRISHEIPYYRTFLKTAALSGTRIVNNPFWWSADDKFFGASLATALGIPHPRTVALPSHSYIEGVVEESLRNLIYPIPWKDHVDYVGGFPVILKPAWGGGFKKVYKVHSYEELWRAYNETGIECMMLQEYIAWEKYVRCIVIGRRHIMTIKFDANAPWPHRYFRDDNYLTPDEGRQVVDAALKLNQALGYDMNTVEFAIRNGVAYAIDFTNPAPDFDVNSLTPFYFDWVVRTMADFTIELALQGRARPEEFAWHRLLNGPMAPATAPVAAATVNSDPPPPDPVEAPTAPKRRRTTKKKTTEEA is encoded by the coding sequence GTGAGTGAGAAAAAGATCGGCATTCTCGTCGGTCGCGAGTGGTCGTGGCCGCCTGCGTTTATCGAAGAGGTCAATCGGCGCAACGTTGGCGTGCGGGCTGAGTTTATCAAACTAGGCGGGACGCGGATGGCAGAGTTGTGTGACTACGACGTGATTGTCGATCGCATTAGCCATGAAATCCCGTATTACCGGACATTTTTGAAGACGGCGGCGCTCAGTGGAACACGGATTGTCAATAATCCATTCTGGTGGAGCGCTGATGATAAATTCTTCGGTGCGTCGTTGGCGACGGCTCTTGGTATTCCCCATCCGCGCACCGTCGCCTTACCCTCGCATTCCTACATTGAGGGTGTGGTTGAAGAGTCCCTGCGTAATCTGATCTACCCAATTCCGTGGAAGGATCACGTGGATTACGTCGGTGGTTTTCCGGTGATTCTCAAACCGGCGTGGGGCGGTGGCTTTAAGAAGGTCTACAAAGTCCATTCGTATGAGGAGTTGTGGCGCGCCTACAATGAGACCGGCATCGAGTGCATGATGCTGCAAGAGTACATCGCGTGGGAGAAATATGTGCGCTGCATTGTCATTGGTCGTCGCCACATCATGACGATCAAGTTTGACGCCAATGCACCGTGGCCACACCGCTACTTCCGCGATGACAACTATCTCACACCTGACGAAGGCCGACAAGTGGTTGATGCTGCGTTGAAGCTGAATCAGGCGCTCGGCTACGACATGAACACTGTCGAGTTCGCGATTCGCAATGGTGTAGCCTACGCTATCGATTTTACTAATCCGGCCCCTGACTTTGATGTGAATTCTCTCACGCCGTTCTACTTCGATTGGGTTGTACGGACAATGGCCGATTTCACGATTGAATTGGCCTTACAGGGTCGTGCCAGGCCAGAGGAGTTTGCGTGGCATCGTTTGTTGAACGGACCAATGGCGCCGGCAACTGCTCCGGTTGCAGCAGCGACGGTGAACAGCGACCCACCGCCCCCTGATCCGGTAGAGGCACCGACAGCTCCGAAGCGCCGCCGTACCACGAAGAAAAAGACTACAGAAGAGGCCTAA
- a CDS encoding circularly permuted type 2 ATP-grasp protein — translation MTLVQAIADYHALLDPKLAAASWQCLTEEMRARRLYFGERPLATVLRPRLMTMTQYELLRHGTKQVAEAARLIVAAALADDEVGRAVREVLMLTPLEERLIAMHPGYLEPSAHSRMDTFLTVDGSSLQFVEYNAESPAAIAYEDLLAQAFLAMPVMQEFIKRYPLLPLPARQYMLRTLLNCWRTAGSPGHEPRVAIVDWYGVPTATEFEMFRQYFSEHGLPTVICSPHDLVFRDGQLIAKTADGGEMPVTIVFKRVLTSEFLSHYGDDALSHPLVQAYAAGACVIVNSFRAKLLHKKSLFALLSDERFHEPLSAEQRSAVAAHVPWTRVVRPGQTTYQGETIDLLAFARANRERLVLKPNDEYGGKGITIGWEVSADAWDAALQAALETPFVVQERVTIAYEPYPAFVDGQVVIADRLVDSDPYLFGTTVHSCLCRLSTVTLLNVTAGGGSTVPVFVIEDRP, via the coding sequence ATGACTCTTGTTCAAGCAATCGCCGACTACCATGCCCTACTCGATCCGAAACTGGCGGCTGCCTCGTGGCAATGTTTGACCGAGGAGATGCGGGCAAGACGTTTGTATTTTGGTGAGCGTCCGCTGGCTACCGTCCTCCGTCCGCGTCTCATGACGATGACGCAGTATGAGCTGTTACGACACGGCACGAAGCAGGTTGCCGAAGCCGCCCGCCTGATCGTCGCAGCGGCGTTGGCCGATGATGAAGTCGGGCGGGCTGTGCGTGAGGTGCTGATGCTGACCCCGCTTGAAGAACGGTTGATCGCGATGCACCCCGGCTACCTCGAGCCGAGCGCACATTCACGAATGGATACGTTCTTGACCGTTGATGGTTCGTCGTTGCAGTTTGTTGAATATAACGCCGAAAGTCCGGCGGCGATTGCTTACGAAGATCTGTTGGCACAGGCCTTTTTGGCGATGCCGGTGATGCAAGAGTTTATCAAGCGCTACCCGCTGCTGCCGTTACCGGCACGTCAATATATGTTGCGTACTCTGCTCAATTGTTGGCGGACTGCCGGTAGCCCCGGCCACGAGCCGCGAGTGGCGATTGTAGATTGGTATGGAGTGCCGACGGCTACCGAGTTTGAGATGTTCCGACAGTATTTTAGTGAGCACGGCTTGCCCACCGTTATCTGTTCCCCGCACGATCTCGTCTTCCGCGACGGACAATTAATTGCCAAGACTGCTGACGGTGGCGAGATGCCGGTAACGATTGTCTTCAAGCGTGTGCTGACCAGCGAATTCTTGAGTCATTATGGTGATGATGCGCTCTCGCATCCGCTGGTGCAGGCTTATGCTGCCGGTGCGTGTGTCATTGTGAACTCGTTCCGGGCCAAGCTACTCCACAAAAAGTCTCTCTTTGCACTTCTCTCTGATGAACGGTTCCACGAACCGCTCAGCGCCGAGCAACGGTCAGCAGTAGCGGCCCACGTCCCATGGACACGAGTGGTACGGCCCGGGCAGACAACGTATCAGGGAGAAACGATTGACTTACTGGCGTTTGCCCGCGCTAACCGCGAGCGATTGGTGTTAAAACCGAACGATGAATACGGCGGCAAGGGAATTACTATTGGCTGGGAAGTCAGTGCCGATGCGTGGGATGCTGCTCTCCAAGCTGCGCTCGAGACGCCGTTTGTCGTGCAAGAACGAGTGACGATTGCCTATGAGCCGTATCCGGCGTTTGTCGATGGGCAAGTCGTGATCGCCGATCGATTGGTTGATAGCGATCCCTATTTGTTTGGCACCACCGTGCATAGCTGCTTGTGTCGCCTCTCTACGGTCACGTTACTCAACGTGACGGCGGGTGGTGGAAGTACCGTGCCGGTGTTTGTGATTGAAGATCGACCATAA
- a CDS encoding helical backbone metal receptor: MRFSDALGRQFELPAPPRRIISLVPSMTEWLFSVGAGERVVAVTDYCVEPAAAIAHLPRVRGTKNPDRAAIISLQPDLVIAEQEENRERDVRALSEAGINVYVTAIRSVADAVKQLAALAAVLDVTPAAAPMLAAMEAAIAVPPPPTRRVLALIWRDPWMAVGQATYAGDVLRLSGGINVAAELPGRYPRATLAEFLAFDPEVILLPSEPYPFSERDLPAFAEVTGRCRLAFCDGMALTWPGPRTVTALTTFRHLLEDAL, translated from the coding sequence ATGCGGTTCAGTGATGCTCTCGGTCGTCAGTTTGAACTACCTGCACCACCCCGCCGGATCATCTCGCTGGTGCCAAGTATGACCGAGTGGTTGTTCAGCGTTGGCGCCGGCGAGCGCGTGGTGGCTGTGACCGACTATTGTGTCGAACCGGCGGCAGCAATTGCCCATTTGCCACGGGTGCGTGGTACCAAAAATCCGGATCGGGCAGCGATTATTTCGCTCCAGCCCGACCTGGTTATCGCCGAGCAAGAAGAAAACCGCGAACGTGATGTGCGGGCACTGTCTGAGGCCGGGATCAATGTCTATGTCACTGCTATTCGCAGTGTCGCCGATGCTGTTAAGCAATTGGCTGCTTTGGCTGCTGTGCTTGACGTTACGCCGGCGGCAGCGCCGATGCTTGCAGCGATGGAGGCAGCGATTGCTGTGCCTCCTCCGCCAACGCGACGGGTGCTGGCCTTGATTTGGCGCGATCCGTGGATGGCGGTCGGGCAAGCTACTTACGCCGGTGATGTGCTGCGTCTCAGTGGTGGGATCAATGTCGCCGCCGAGTTGCCCGGTCGCTATCCACGAGCCACGTTAGCCGAGTTTCTCGCATTCGATCCAGAAGTCATTCTGCTACCGAGCGAACCGTATCCGTTTAGCGAACGCGATCTGCCGGCGTTTGCCGAGGTGACCGGACGTTGCCGTCTCGCTTTTTGTGATGGAATGGCGCTGACATGGCCCGGCCCGCGCACGGTGACGGCTCTGACAACCTTCCGTCATCTCCTCGAGGATGCGCTATGA
- a CDS encoding DUF547 domain-containing protein: MNQLIRLREAMLGLVIGKRANDVLNRGPAAATVVDGGALAGAIKRAVNQFKALAMDETGTQVDYDRLRDHPAYQTFRHELTPQLQTFDPTTLPDRATRLAFWINLYNALVIDAVIAFAVKQSVADELAGLSFFQAAAYLIGGQRCSLNDIEHGILRANRGHPFIPGPQFAADDPRLAWLIDPPDPRIHFALNCASRSCPPIAVYSADQIDHQLDMALRHFVATDVTVDPERGEIHVSRIFDRYREDFGGLQGIVQLLRHALPDDERRAWLLQTQRGRFVFRPYNWALNHS; encoded by the coding sequence ATGAACCAACTAATCAGACTGCGTGAAGCGATGTTGGGGTTGGTGATCGGCAAGCGGGCTAATGATGTGCTCAATCGTGGCCCTGCTGCGGCTACAGTAGTTGATGGTGGAGCACTGGCCGGTGCGATCAAACGGGCCGTCAACCAATTTAAGGCGCTGGCAATGGATGAAACCGGGACACAGGTGGACTACGACCGGCTACGTGATCATCCGGCGTACCAGACGTTTCGCCATGAACTTACCCCGCAATTACAGACGTTCGATCCGACCACGTTACCCGATCGGGCAACACGGTTGGCCTTCTGGATCAATCTCTACAACGCATTAGTGATCGATGCTGTGATTGCTTTTGCGGTTAAGCAGAGCGTTGCCGATGAGTTAGCCGGTCTCAGCTTTTTTCAAGCGGCTGCCTATTTGATCGGTGGTCAGCGCTGTTCGCTGAACGATATTGAGCACGGCATCCTGCGCGCCAATCGTGGCCATCCGTTTATTCCCGGCCCCCAATTCGCCGCCGACGATCCACGTTTGGCATGGCTGATCGATCCGCCCGATCCGCGTATCCATTTTGCACTAAACTGTGCGAGTCGTTCGTGCCCGCCAATTGCCGTCTATAGCGCCGATCAGATCGATCATCAACTCGACATGGCGTTGCGCCATTTTGTCGCGACTGATGTGACCGTTGATCCTGAGCGTGGCGAGATTCATGTATCTCGCATTTTTGACCGGTACCGCGAAGATTTTGGTGGTCTTCAGGGGATTGTACAGCTCTTACGGCACGCATTGCCCGACGATGAGCGACGGGCATGGCTGTTGCAAACACAACGTGGGCGTTTTGTGTTTCGTCCGTACAATTGGGCTTTGAACCATAGCTAG